The following coding sequences lie in one Miscanthus floridulus cultivar M001 chromosome 9, ASM1932011v1, whole genome shotgun sequence genomic window:
- the LOC136484305 gene encoding cysteine-rich receptor-like protein kinase 44 encodes MDGAYNRNDAIEIVLNDPSAKPCDLSLDYLRYITNGFSSERELGRGGFGVVYKGVLRNGAMVAVKNLLPTLEFQEKQFKSEIDNLMRVRNKNIVRFVGYCYETRYEYIEHNGGHVFAAKPKMLLCFEYMTNGSLCKYISEESHGLDWRERYKIIKGICCGLYYLHNECQIDGSVIHLDLKPANILLDDNMVPKIADFGLAKLLDDRKTHACATTLMGSRYYMAPEYIWQGVVSRQADIYSLGVIIIEIITGHKVNPLDNVSSCQDFVELAVKKWRNRLEAAPSETDCKQIKRCLEIGLSCIKVQRNERPTIKQITKMLGIWESIVDCYDRQEEMTPACLEELDFTELPWDESESFHLRKYPAYEIDWDALLNN; translated from the exons ATGGATGGTGCATATAATAGAAATGATGCCATAGAGATCGTATTGAATGATCCAAGTGCAAAACCATGTGATCTATCATTAGACTATTTGAGATATATCACGAACGGCTTCTCTAGTGAGCGGGAACTCGGTAGAGGTGGTTTTGGTGTGGTATATAAG GGAGTACTACGAAATGGAGCAATGGTTGCTGTGAAGAACCTTCTGCCAACATTAGAATTTCAGGAAAAACAGTTCAAATCTGAGATTGACAATCTGATGAGAGTTAGAAACAAAAATATAGTACGGTTTGTAGGCTATTGCTATGAAACACGGTATGAATACATAGAGCACAATGGTGGACATGTTTTTGCAGCGAAGCCAAAAATGTTGCTTTGCTTTGAATATATGACTAATGGAAGCCTCTGTAAGTATATTTCAG AGGAATCTCATGGACTTGATTGGAGGGAGCGCTACAAAATTATTAAGGGGATTTGCTGTGGTTTGTATTACCTTCACAATGAATGCCAAATTGATGGTTCTGTTATCCACTTGGACCTGAAACCTGCGAACATATTGCTCGATGATAATATGGTGCCAAAAATTGCTGATTTTGGTCTAGCAAAACTCCTTGATGATAGAAAAACACATGCTTGTGCTACTACATTGATGGGATCACG TTATTACATGGCTCCGGAGTACATTTGGCAAGGCGTTGTCTCAAGGCAGGCAGACATATACAGTTTGGGTGTAATAATCATAGAGATCATAACGGGGCACAAGGTCAACCCTCTTGATAATGTATCCTCGTGCCAAGACTTCGTTGAACTT GCAGTAAAAAAATGGAGAAACAGGTTGGAAGCAGCGCCATCAGAAACAGACTGCAAACAAATAAAAAGGTGCCTTGAAATAGGTCTAAGCTGCATCAAAGTTCAACGAAATGAAAGGCCTACAATAAAGCAAATTACGAAAATGCTTGGTATATGGGAAAGCATAGTCGATTGCTATGACAGGCAAGAGGAAATGACACCTGCATGCCTGGAG